One Mugil cephalus isolate CIBA_MC_2020 chromosome 12, CIBA_Mcephalus_1.1, whole genome shotgun sequence DNA segment encodes these proteins:
- the zeb2a gene encoding zinc finger E-box-binding homeobox 2a isoform X2, whose product MKPEIMAEGPRCKRRKQANPRRKSVLNYDTVLETNSETDEEDSFPDGGGGGEGMGEEEVGSPAGVPDLESSPRVGHALLSHRDQDGPEDPGWRLDDRKEEFDVLGPVAVGNDGGKRLDQYFLKRKLEDGHPAAIAHFLHRSDTAIIYPEAPEEVTRLGTPEALGPDDSEHDLAAGAADDFAQLLTCPYCDRGYKRLTSLKEHIKYRHEKMEEMLTCPLCSDTFSHRAQLERHMTTHKAATDQPPALSEGAGNRKFKCSECGKAFKYKHHLKEHLRIHSGETGSVTTLSDSQIDNMSWKIKIGEKPYECSNCKKRFSHSGSYSSHISSKKCIGLISLNGRVRNGSSGKSASSPNSTTSSPGSPGLAHLRHKLENGRALGLPDQQSQLDLKADPMDFSDYRLLIASQHGFRGPGVYLNSRGGSPLGVHSSSQSPLQHLEHLGKVGLELPLLGYPGSLGNNLSEVQKVLQIVDNTVCRQKLDGNPEEISKLRAYMKELGAQMEEHKLAQAGFHVGGHGNPTKSIIDYTLEKVNEAKTLIHESKNITKEKPTPPEDLCGEHDVQNQFLPFSCQYCREAFAGPIPLHQHERYLCKMNEEIKAVLQPVETSPPGHRGAMSSELSSKERATSPINHFKDHVSVLKAYFAMNTEPSSEELLKISVAVGLPQEFVMEWFSQRRNQNHPSGSLRKTSPPPDHGRQDVSHSHGGFSNGDAAHRQTNHFTANQPPEPLDHLRTSTPSPLNLSSTSSKTSQSSSYTPNSLASEDAHGDIPLDLSLPKLMAQRLFSRPNGELMAREQVPGPFDMVNIKKEVLVSDTGGSATHHLDKSSSPIFGINPFAGGPVYTSLPPHGPFSSPGFMASTQATIPGLRPYPGLDPMSFLPHMAYTYATGAATLAEMQQCRKYHRKPGFQGELLDGTDYLSGLDGLDDLADSDSLLSRKKMKKTESGMYACDLCDKTFQKTSSLLRHKYEHTGKRPHQCQICKKAFKHKHHLIEHSRLHSGEKPYQCDKCGKRFSHSGSYSQHMNHRYSYCKREAEEREAAEREARDQGGGGGGGLEPTELMARTAYLQGLAPLGYLDPEDQQEDGGSAIMREDGKGGGGREEVGDKVAFKGVADRQEAGLMEEEEEEEEEGGRHQDSIRDQNGKDDGKPLDKSSRDGRTNGTSDQED is encoded by the exons tCTTGAATTATGACACTGTGCTGGAGACGAACTCGGAGACCGATGAGGAGGACAGCTTccctgatggaggaggaggaggagaagggatgggggaggaggaagtgggAAGTCCAGCCGGAGTTCCTGACCTGGAGTCGTCTCCTCGGGTCGGCCACGCTCTGCTGTCCCATCGGGACCAGGACGGTCCGGAGGACCCGGGCTGGAGACTCG ATGACAGGAAGGAGGAGTTTGACGTTCTAGGTCCGGTTGCCGTGGGAAACGATGGAG GGAAGAGGCTGGATCAGTACTTCCTTAAAAGGAAACTAGAGGACGGGCACCCAGCAGCCATCGCCCACTTCCTCCACCGCAGCGACACCGCCATCATTTACCCAGAAGCCCCGGAGGAGGTGACACGCCTGGGAACGCCCGAGGCCCTGGGCCCGGACGACAGCGAGCACG ACCTGGCGGCCGGAGCTGCCGACGACTTTGCTCAGCTGTTGACGTGTCCGTACTGCGACCGCGGCTACAAGCGTCTGACGTCTCTGAAGGAACACATCAAATACCGACacgagaagatggaggagatgttgaCCTGCCCGCTGTGCAGCGACACCTTCAGCCACCGCGCTCAGCTGGAGCGTCACATGACCACACACAAGGCCGCCACAGACCAG cctccagcgcTCAGTGAAGGAGCTGGAAACCGCAAGTTCAAATGCAGCGAGTGTGGAAAAGCCTTCAAGTACAAGCATCACCTGAAAGAGCATCTTCGTATTCACAGTGGTGAGACGGGATCAGTGACAACGTTGTCTGATTCACAGATTGATAATATgtcatggaaaataaaaatag GTGAGAAACCGTACGAGTGTTCCAACTGTAAGAAACGTTTCTCCCACTCTGGATCCTACAGTTCCCACATCAGCAGCAAGAAATGCATCGGCCTCATCTCCCTCAACGGTCGAGTACGAAATGGAAGCAGCGGCAAATCCGCCTCCTCCCCCAACTCCACGACGTCGTCTCCGGGAAGCCCCGGCCTCGCCCATCTCCGACACAAACTGGAAAATGGCCGAGCACTAGGTCTGCCGGATCAACAGAGTCAGCTGGACCTCAAAGCCGATCCAATGGACTTCAGCGATTACAGACTGCTAATAGCGTCCCAGCATGGGTTTAGGGGGCCGGGGGTCTACCTGAACAGCCGTGGAGGAAGCCCCTTGGGGGTCCACAGCTCCTCCCAGAGCccccttcaacatctggaacaccTGGGAAAGGTGGGCTTGGAGCTCCCCCTCCTGGGCTACCCAGGCTCTCTGGGGAATAACCTGAGCGAGGTGCAGAAGGTGCTGCAGATTGTGGACAACACGGTGTGCAGGCAGAAGTTGGACGGGAACCCAGAGGAGATCTCCAAGCTCAGGGCCTACATGAAGGAGCTGGGGGCCCAGATGGAGGAGCACAAGTTGGCTCAGGCCGGATTCCACGTCGGAGGCCACGGCAATCCCACCAAGAGCATCATCGACTACACACTGGAGAAGGTCAACGAGGCCAAGACTCTCATCCATGAGTCCAAGAACATCACGAAGGAGAAACCAACCCCCCCAGAAGATCTCTGCGGGGAACACGACGTCCAGAACCAGTTCCTGCCCTTCTCCTGCCAGTACTGCAGGGAGGCCTTCGCCGGGCCCATCCCGCTGCACCAACACGAGCGCTACCTGTGCAAAATGAATGAGGAGATCAAGGCCGTCCTGCAGCCGGTGGAGACAAGTCCTCCCGGCCACCGGGGGGCGATGTCCTCCGAGCTGTCCAGCAAAGAGCGGGCCACCAGTCCAATCAACCACTTCAAGGACCATGTGTCAGTGCTGAAGGCCTACTTTGCCATGAACACCGAGCCCAGCTCAGAGGAGCTGCTCAAGATCTCTGTTGCTGTGGGACTTCCTCAGGAGTTTGTCATGGAGTGGTTTTCCCAGCGGAGGAACCAAAACCACCCCTCAGGAAGTCTGAGGAAGACGTCGCCCCCTCCTGACCACGGCCGACAGGATGTCAGCCACAGTCATGGAGGCTTCTCCAACGGAGATGCCGCCCACAGACAGACCAACCACTTCACGGCCAACCAACCCCCAGAGCCCCTGGACCACCTGAGGACTAGCACTCCGTCGCCCCTCAAcctttcctccacctcctccaaaaCCTCTCAGAGCAGCTCGTACACTCCCAACAGCCTGGCTTCAGAGGACGCCCACGGGGACATACCTCTGGATCTGTCGCTGCCAAAACTCATGGCCCAGAGGCTGTTCTCCCGACCCAACGGAGAACTAATGGCACGAGAACAGGTGCCCGGGCCCTTTGACATGGTCAACATCAAGAAGGAAGTCCTGGTCTCTGACACTGGAGGGAGCGCCACCCACCACCTGGACAAAAGCTCCAGCCCCATTTTTGGGATTAATCCATTTGCTGGCGGTCCCGTCTACACCTCCCTGCCACCTCATGGACCGTTTTCTTCCCCAGGCTTCATGGCTTCCACTCAAGCCACCATCCCAGGCCTCAGGCCCTACCCGGGCCTGGACCCCATGAGCTTCCTGCCCCACATGGCCTACACCTACGCCACGGGGGCGGCCACGTTGGCTGAAATGCAGCAGTGTAGAAAGTACCACCGGAAACCAGGTTTCCAG GGGGAGTTGCTGGACGGGACGGACTATCTGTCGGGCCTGGACGGCCTGGACGACCTGGCAGACAGCGATTCGCTGCTGtccaggaagaagatgaagaagactgAAAGTGGTATGTACGCCTGTGACTTGTGCGACAAAACATTCCAGAAGACCAGTTCCCTCCTAAGACACAAATATGAACACACAG GGAAACGTCCTCACCAGTGTCAGATCTGTAAGAAGGcgttcaaacacaaacaccacctGATCGAACACTCGCGGCTGCACTCGGGAGAGAAACCCTACCAGTGCGACAAGTGCGGGAAACGCTTCTCGCACTCAGGCTCATACTCGCAGCACATGAACCACCGCTACTCCTACTGCaagagggaggctgaggagcgCGAGGCGGCCGAGAGGGAGGCCAGGGaccaggggggaggaggaggaggaggcctggaGCCCACAGAGCTGATGGCGAGGACGGCCTACCTGCAGGGCCTGGCGCCCCTCGGATACCTGGACCCCGAGGACCAGCAGGAGGACGGAGGTAGTGCGATCATGAGGGAGGACGgtaagggaggaggaggacgggaggaagTTGGGGACAAGGTGGCGTTCAAGGGCGTGGCAGATAGACAGGAAGCAGGtttgatggaggaggaggaggaggaggaggaggagggtgggagaCATCAGGACTCGATCAGGGACCAGAATGGAAAAGACGATGGAAAGCCGTTGGACAAGAGTTCACGAGATGGACGGACAAACGGGACGTCAGACCAGGAGGACTGA